Proteins from a single region of Anastrepha ludens isolate Willacy chromosome 5, idAnaLude1.1, whole genome shotgun sequence:
- the LOC128864265 gene encoding lachesin, translating to MSFKLAWLRVDTQTILSIQNHVITKNHRIGISHTEHRIWQLRIRDVRESDRGWYMCQINTDPMKSQVGYLDVVVPPDIVDYQTSHDMIVQEGQNVSLTCTATGVPTPTITWRRERDIPLLQNIGGTDIYSIEGSNLTLWQVSRESMGAYLCIASNGIPPTVSKRVLIAVNFAPIVWTRYDTIFVSYGQKVTLECISESHPTTVNFWLKEKDFVQSGIYESVSLDNIFRIVMRLVIRPMELSDFGDYHCVAKNLMGESERIISVLRKTKKNVHHSHQLDRKDNHLILIKGK from the exons CTTGCTTGGCTACGAGTCGACACACAAACCATTCTCAGCATACAAAACCACGTAATCACAAAGAACCATCGCATTGGCATCAGTCACACGGAACATCGAATCTGGCAGCTGCGTATCCGAGATGTTCGCGAATCAGATCGTGGATGGTATATGTGCCAAATAAATACGGATCCAATGAAAAGTCAAGTCGGCTATCTAGATGTCGTGGTTCCACCTGACATCGTTGACTATCAAACCAGTCACGATATGATCGTCCAAGAGGGACAAAACGTGAGTTTAACATGCACCGCGACAGGTGTGCCAACACCCACGATAACTTGGCGACGCGAACGTGATATACCACTGCTGCAGAATATTGGTGGAACTGATATTTACAGTATCGAAGGTTCAAATTTGACACTGTGGCAGGTATCAAGGGAGAGCATGGGAGCCTATTTGTGCATAGCCTCAAATGGAATACCACCTACTGTAAGCAAACGAGTGCTCATAGCTGTTAATT ttgcACCAATCGTTTGGACGCGTTATGACACCATATTTGTTAGCTATGGCCAGAAAGTGACACTTGAGTGTATTTCAGAATCACATCCGACTACGGTGAACTTCTGGCTAAAAGAAAAAGATTTCGTACAGAGCGGTATCTACGAATCGGTGTCTTTGGATAACATTTTCAGAATTGTGATGCGATTGGTTATACGACCCATGGAGCTGAGCGACTTTGGTGATTATCATTGTGTGGCCAAAAATTTGATGGGTGAATCAGAGCGGATTATATCAGTGCTGC GTAAAACCAAAAAGAATGTGCATCACTCTCATCAACTGGATCGAAAGGACAATCATCTCATTTTGATAAAAGGCAAGTGA